One region of Scophthalmus maximus strain ysfricsl-2021 chromosome 15, ASM2237912v1, whole genome shotgun sequence genomic DNA includes:
- the dio2 gene encoding type II iodothyronine deiodinase, which yields MGMASEDLLVTLQILPGFFSNCLFLVLYDSVVLVKRVVALLSSSRSGGSGEWRRMLTSAGLRSIWNSFLLDAYKQVKLGCEAPNSKVVKLPDGPPCSSNLSNVINVPTAARIRNGDECRLLDFGSSDRPLVVNFGSATUPPFISHLPAFRQLVEDFSDVADFLLVYIDEAHPSDGWVAPPMGPFSFSVRKHQNLEERLGAARKLTEHFSLPPQCQLVADCMDNNANVAYGVSNERVCIVQQRKIAYLGGKGPFFYNLKDVRQWLEQSYGKR from the exons atggggaTGGCGAGTGAGGACCTGCTCGTGACACTGCAGATACTGCCCGGTTTCTTTTCCAACTGTCTCTTCCTCGTCCTGTACGACTCCGTGGTGCTGGTGAAGCGCGTCGTGGCGCTGCTCAGCAGCTCCAGGTCCGGCGGCTCCGGAGAGTGGCGCCGCATGTTGACCTCGGCGGGACTGCGCTCCATCTGGAACAGCTTCCTGCTGGACGCCTACAAGCAG GTGAAGCTTGGCTGCGAGGCACCTAACTCCAAGGTGGTGAAGTTGCCAGATGGCCCTCCGTGTAGCAGCAACCTCAGTAACGTGATCAATGTGCCAACTGCTGCCAGGATTCGAAATGGGGATGAGTGCCGCCTTCTGGATTTTGGCTCATCGGaccgccctctggtggtcaacTTCGGCTCAGCCACCTGACCCCCCTTCATCAGTCACCTACCAGCTTTCCGGCAGCTGGTGGAAGACTTCAGCGATGTGGCTGACTTTCTGTTAGTGTACATAGACGAGGCTCACCCTTCTGATGGCTGGGTGGCCCCTCCTATGGGCCCCTTCTCTTTCAGTGTGCGAAAGCACCAGAACTTGGAGGAAAGGTTGGGAGCAGCTCGCAAACTCACGGAGCACTTTTCCCTGCCGCCACAGTGTCAGCTTGTGGCAGACTGCATGGACAACAATGCTAACGTGGCTTACGGTGTATCCAATGAAAGGGTGTGCATAGTGCAACAGAGAAAGATTGCCTACCTGGGTGGTAAGGggccttttttttacaatctgaAGGATGTGCGGCAATGGCTGGAACAGAGCTATGGTAAACGGTAG